The DNA region CGCAACCCCCTCGCGAACAGAAACGCAGCGGCCGGCCACGACCGTTTCCACGCCCAGGATTTTCCCGGACTCACGACTCGCCGGACGAGCGAAGACCTCCGCGAGCGGACCCGTCTGGAGCACGCGTCCCGCCCCGACTACGGCCAGATCCGTCCCCAGGAGAACCGCTTCCCTCTGCTCATGGGTCACGAAGACGGCCGGAAGCGACCGCTCCCGGATAGTCTTCCGGATCAACACCACCAGCTCGCTGCGGGCGCAGGGGTCCAGGCCTGCGAACGGCTCATCCAGGAGCAGGAGCCGGGGCCCGGAGGCCAAGGCCCGTGCCAGCGCGACTCTCCGTCGCTCCCCCCCGGACAGTGTGGCTGGAGCGCGTCCGGCCAGCGGGGAAAGGCCGCAGCTTTCCATGGTCTCTCCGACCCGGCGGCGCTTTTCGTCTCCGGATAGGCCGCGCAGCCCGAAGGCCACGTTCCCAGCCACGCTCAGGTGCGGAAAGAGCGCGTCGTGCTGGTCGACATAGCCGATCCTCCTCCGCTGCGGAGGCACCCAGAGCCTCCTCTCCGTATCCACCCAGACCTCATCGCGGAATCGGATGCTTCCGAAGCTCGGTCGGCCGAGCCCAGCCAGAGAGCGGAGAATCGTCGTCTTACCGGCTCCGGAAGGTCCGAAGAGCACGAGGACTCCCGCCGGATCGAGGGCGAAGCAAAAGGCAGCTTCCACCCATCCGCCCCCCTCGTGCCGAAGGCGAAAATCAGCCGCCAGCTCTTCCGTTCCGCCACCGCGCACACCTGAGCATAGCACGGGCTTCCCGCGTCCGGCCAGACCGGGGGCACGCCGCGCCCGGTTCCGCCTCAGCCGAGCGGAACCCTCTTCTGCAACCGGTAGGCGGCGGAAAGCAGAAGAAAGGAGAGGGCAAAGAGCAGGAGCGCGGTGCGGGTTGCCGAAGTGTAGTCGAGGGATTCGACGGCGTCGTAGACCGCGATGGAAAGAGTCCGGGTCACCCCCGGAATGTCGCCCCCCACCATCAGAACGACACCGAACTCCCCCAAGGTGTGCGCGAAGCTCAGGACGACCCCGGAAACGATTCCAGGCCAGGACAGCGGCAGGATGACCCGGAGCAACGTCTCGGTTCGTCCCGCACCGAGGATCCATGCCGCCTCGCAAATCCGCCTGGGAACCCCGCACATCGCAGCGGCTACCGGCTGGACGAGAAAAGGGAGGCTGTAGAGGACCGACGCCACCCACAGCCCCTCGAAGGAAAAGACGAGGGATCCCCCGCCGGTCAGCCGCTCATACCATCGCCCGAGCCACCCGCCGCGCCCGAGACCGACGAGCAGGAAGAAACCGAGCACCGTCGGCGGCAGGACCAGCGGCAAGGCGATGATCGCCTCGACGGCGGGCCGGATCCGGCTCGGGGAGTAGGCGATCCAAGAGGCCATCGGCATCCCGATCACGAAGAGCGTGAGCGAGGTTACTCCCGCAAGCTTTAGGCTCAAGGCCAGCGCCGTCCAG from Methylacidimicrobium sp. AP8 includes:
- a CDS encoding molybdenum ABC transporter ATP-binding protein, which encodes MEAAFCFALDPAGVLVLFGPSGAGKTTILRSLAGLGRPSFGSIRFRDEVWVDTERRLWVPPQRRRIGYVDQHDALFPHLSVAGNVAFGLRGLSGDEKRRRVGETMESCGLSPLAGRAPATLSGGERRRVALARALASGPRLLLLDEPFAGLDPCARSELVVLIRKTIRERSLPAVFVTHEQREAVLLGTDLAVVGAGRVLQTGPLAEVFARPASRESGKILGVETVVAGRCVSVREGVAEVEVPGGRLWAVAGEEPLPERVYAMVRAEDVVLSTEEGSFPMSTRNRLHGRVTELEAEGQVIRVVLDCGFPLVARVTRGAGQELGLAVGKPLYGWIKAHAVHLVPR
- the modB gene encoding molybdate ABC transporter permease subunit, whose amino-acid sequence is MDWTALALSLKLAGVTSLTLFVIGMPMASWIAYSPSRIRPAVEAIIALPLVLPPTVLGFFLLVGLGRGGWLGRWYERLTGGGSLVFSFEGLWVASVLYSLPFLVQPVAAAMCGVPRRICEAAWILGAGRTETLLRVILPLSWPGIVSGVVLSFAHTLGEFGVVLMVGGDIPGVTRTLSIAVYDAVESLDYTSATRTALLLFALSFLLLSAAYRLQKRVPLG